The following coding sequences lie in one Candidatus Neptunochlamydia sp. REUL1 genomic window:
- a CDS encoding FAD:protein FMN transferase — protein MCKPIVFFLLLCCFSCSKPPTHFKGIAHTHPYHIQLECSLSSGEKKEVEKLLSDTFKEIDRLYNHWNPQSLLSTDPASPKLLPILVLAHHYKKITQGRFDPGLGVQLKLFKTAAKLPEGFYPKVYDLDGMLKGFTIDKIIERLTEKGYKHMYVEWGGDIRVKGQHPNGSNWKILIDKEIIELEEGALATSGCEEQLWDIEDTTYTHIINPLTGAMLKVENGMVHKVTVRAPTCALADALATATMACEVFEDASIFADEIKEEYDVDFWIETWDIKQ, from the coding sequence ATGTGCAAACCTATAGTTTTCTTTCTTCTTCTTTGCTGCTTTAGCTGCTCAAAACCCCCGACCCATTTTAAAGGAATAGCGCATACCCACCCTTACCACATTCAACTTGAATGCTCCCTTTCTTCTGGAGAAAAAAAAGAAGTTGAGAAGCTTCTTTCAGACACCTTTAAAGAAATCGATCGGTTATATAATCACTGGAACCCCCAGTCTCTGCTCTCTACAGACCCTGCCTCTCCAAAACTCCTTCCGATTCTTGTTCTTGCCCATCACTACAAAAAGATAACCCAAGGGCGATTTGATCCTGGTCTTGGAGTGCAGCTTAAACTGTTTAAAACCGCCGCAAAACTTCCTGAAGGTTTCTATCCAAAAGTCTATGATCTTGATGGAATGCTCAAAGGATTTACCATTGATAAAATCATTGAGAGGTTGACCGAAAAAGGCTATAAACATATGTACGTAGAGTGGGGAGGGGATATCCGAGTCAAAGGACAGCACCCTAATGGAAGTAATTGGAAAATATTGATCGATAAAGAAATCATAGAACTTGAAGAAGGAGCACTTGCAACTAGTGGGTGCGAAGAGCAACTGTGGGACATAGAAGATACCACTTATACCCATATCATTAATCCTTTGACAGGAGCCATGCTAAAAGTTGAAAATGGCATGGTCCATAAAGTGACCGTCCGAGCTCCCACTTGTGCTTTGGCTGATGCCCTAGCAACAGCCACCATGGCCTGCGAAGTTTTCGAAGATGCATCTATATTTGCTGATGAAATAAAAGAAGAATATGACGTTGATTTTTGGATAGAAACGTGGGATATCAAACAATAA
- the galE gene encoding UDP-glucose 4-epimerase GalE yields MKHVLVTGGAGYIGSHICKSLFQKGYNPVTIDNLSLGHKQAVKWGPLIQGNCGDKALLLKLFDDYPILGVIHLAALSNIRESHRIPLQYYQNNVGATLNLLEVLKERRISYFVFSSTCSIYGMPKKVPIDETHPKCSINTYGESKWMVERVLQTVSKSHGLKTATLRYFNAAGADPDGEIGESHHPETHLIPLLIQTAMSKRPHFTLFGEDHETEDGTPVRDFIHVTDLANAHVQALEYMITQEQNLTLNLGTGKGYSVREVIDTIEKGWDLKIPIVSGERFPGDPPILIANAEKAQDILGWFPQYSDIQTIIETAWDWESATAIV; encoded by the coding sequence ATGAAACATGTCCTTGTTACAGGAGGAGCAGGATACATTGGAAGTCATATCTGCAAGTCCTTGTTTCAAAAAGGATACAACCCCGTAACAATCGACAACCTTTCTCTAGGGCACAAGCAGGCTGTCAAGTGGGGGCCCCTTATCCAAGGAAACTGCGGGGACAAAGCACTACTCCTCAAACTTTTTGATGATTATCCAATCCTTGGAGTTATTCATCTCGCAGCACTTTCGAATATTCGAGAATCCCATCGTATTCCTCTTCAATACTATCAGAACAACGTAGGTGCAACCCTTAATCTCCTGGAAGTTTTAAAAGAGCGGAGAATTTCGTACTTTGTCTTTTCAAGCACCTGCTCCATCTATGGAATGCCAAAGAAAGTTCCCATAGATGAAACGCACCCAAAATGTTCCATCAATACCTATGGAGAATCCAAGTGGATGGTTGAAAGAGTCCTTCAAACAGTAAGCAAGTCCCACGGATTAAAAACGGCAACGCTTCGCTATTTTAATGCCGCGGGGGCCGACCCTGATGGAGAGATTGGAGAGTCTCACCATCCCGAAACTCACCTCATACCTCTTCTCATCCAAACTGCAATGAGCAAGCGCCCCCACTTCACCCTCTTTGGAGAAGACCATGAAACCGAAGACGGGACCCCGGTTCGAGATTTTATCCACGTAACTGACCTAGCAAACGCCCACGTGCAAGCGCTTGAATACATGATCACACAGGAGCAAAATCTCACCTTAAACTTGGGGACAGGAAAAGGGTATTCCGTTAGGGAGGTCATCGACACCATTGAAAAAGGATGGGATCTGAAAATTCCGATTGTATCGGGGGAGAGGTTTCCCGGAGACCCTCCGATTCTTATCGCCAATGCCGAAAAGGCTCAGGATATTCTTGGTTGGTTTCCTCAGTATTCTGATATACAGACAATCATTGAAACCGCTTGGGATTGGGAGAGCGCGACCGCAATAGTATGA
- a CDS encoding ISAs1 family transposase: MSKKQVAKFYSEVDQLLDQQAFIESIEIEFKDIQDPRAKDNLSYPLVALLVIILAAVIAGANAIIHIHEYACTKISLFQRLLGIKKPPSYTVFWWLLVMLNPQKLQETFIRWMKALPVEVKKQIIAIDGKRLNGASKQTVHLVSAWETGRSLLLGQVKTEEKSNEITAIPELIKAIDIKGSIITIDAAGCQKKIVEDIRRAGGDYVIALKGNQGTLHDEAQNFFDQAREVEYEGAECARAKKIEKAHGRIEEREVAVASNLEWLDCREEWQDLKTLIEVTSRREVRGKVSVEKRHYISSLSLIPQEAIKLVRGHWGIENHLHWMMDVVFKEDACCISTGNAPENFAVFRRMAQSILQVDAKGTKGIAKRRRLAGWNDSYLIKLLGILINDISVKSFL; this comes from the coding sequence ATGTCAAAGAAACAAGTGGCCAAGTTCTATTCTGAAGTAGATCAACTCCTAGATCAGCAAGCCTTCATTGAGTCCATAGAAATAGAATTCAAAGATATCCAAGACCCACGTGCTAAAGATAACTTGTCGTATCCGTTGGTTGCCCTACTAGTCATTATCTTAGCAGCGGTCATAGCTGGGGCTAATGCTATCATCCATATTCATGAGTATGCATGTACAAAAATCAGCTTATTCCAACGGCTTCTTGGAATCAAAAAACCTCCCAGCTATACAGTGTTTTGGTGGCTTCTCGTTATGCTAAACCCCCAAAAATTACAAGAGACTTTCATTCGATGGATGAAAGCTCTTCCTGTTGAAGTGAAAAAGCAAATTATCGCAATCGATGGTAAAAGGCTCAATGGGGCATCCAAGCAAACAGTTCATCTTGTCTCGGCTTGGGAAACAGGTCGAAGTTTGTTGCTAGGCCAAGTCAAAACAGAGGAAAAATCAAATGAAATTACTGCCATTCCAGAATTGATAAAAGCCATAGATATCAAAGGATCAATTATCACTATTGACGCTGCAGGCTGTCAGAAAAAAATTGTGGAAGACATTCGCAGGGCAGGAGGCGATTACGTGATAGCTCTAAAAGGCAACCAAGGAACTTTACATGATGAAGCCCAAAACTTCTTCGATCAGGCAAGGGAGGTTGAATATGAAGGGGCAGAGTGTGCTAGGGCCAAGAAAATTGAAAAAGCTCATGGAAGAATCGAGGAGCGAGAAGTTGCTGTAGCCAGTAACCTAGAATGGTTAGACTGTCGAGAAGAGTGGCAAGACTTAAAGACTCTTATCGAAGTAACTTCAAGACGAGAAGTTAGGGGGAAAGTTAGCGTAGAAAAACGTCACTACATCTCAAGCCTTTCTTTAATTCCTCAGGAGGCGATAAAGCTAGTGCGAGGGCACTGGGGAATAGAGAACCATCTTCATTGGATGATGGACGTAGTTTTCAAAGAAGATGCCTGTTGTATAAGCACGGGTAATGCCCCTGAGAATTTTGCGGTTTTTCGGCGAATGGCGCAGTCGATACTTCAGGTAGATGCAAAGGGAACAAAAGGGATAGCAAAGAGACGGCGGCTAGCTGGGTGGAACGATAGCTATCTTATTAAACTACTTGGAATATTAATCAACGACATCTCTGTAAAGTCTTTTTTATGA
- the folD gene encoding bifunctional methylenetetrahydrofolate dehydrogenase/methenyltetrahydrofolate cyclohydrolase FolD translates to MQLIDGKAIAKKIREELKTDINKISGRKPGLAFILIGEDPASKAYVEMKEKGCLEVGIYSETLRLPAEITQEDLLKKINRLNNDPNIDGILIQQPFPRQISTTKIVETINPSKDVDGFHPTNLGRLLLGTAGGFAACTPLGIMKMIEQSGISTDGMEAVVIGRSNIVGKPLAALLVQKGANATVTIAHSRTKNLKEVCRRADLLIVAIGRPHFVTADMVKPEAVVIDVGINQTDQGLLGDVDFENVKNVAAAITPVPGGVGPMTIATLLTNTYESYKNACANL, encoded by the coding sequence ATGCAGCTGATTGATGGCAAAGCCATAGCAAAAAAGATCCGGGAAGAACTCAAAACAGACATCAACAAGATTTCTGGGAGAAAACCTGGACTCGCCTTTATTTTAATTGGTGAAGACCCTGCCTCAAAAGCCTATGTCGAAATGAAGGAAAAAGGATGTCTTGAAGTAGGAATCTACTCAGAAACCCTTAGACTCCCTGCGGAGATCACGCAAGAAGACTTACTTAAAAAGATCAACCGTCTCAACAACGACCCCAATATCGATGGAATCCTCATCCAACAACCTTTTCCGAGACAAATCTCAACCACTAAGATTGTTGAAACGATTAACCCCAGTAAAGATGTCGATGGATTTCATCCGACCAATCTAGGCCGACTCCTTCTAGGCACCGCTGGAGGTTTTGCTGCCTGCACTCCTCTTGGAATTATGAAAATGATTGAGCAAAGTGGGATCTCAACCGATGGAATGGAAGCTGTTGTGATAGGCCGGAGCAACATCGTTGGAAAACCTCTTGCAGCCCTCTTAGTTCAAAAAGGGGCAAATGCCACTGTTACGATTGCTCACAGTCGCACCAAAAACCTCAAAGAGGTTTGCAGACGAGCAGACCTTCTCATTGTAGCCATAGGCCGTCCCCACTTCGTTACAGCAGACATGGTGAAACCGGAAGCCGTTGTGATTGATGTCGGCATTAACCAAACAGACCAAGGGCTCTTAGGAGATGTCGATTTCGAAAATGTCAAAAACGTTGCAGCAGCCATTACCCCTGTTCCAGGTGGTGTGGGCCCCATGACCATTGCAACACTTCTTACCAATACCTACGAGAGTTACAAAAACGCATGTGCAAACCTATAG
- a CDS encoding inositol monophosphatase family protein, with product MAPNDLDLPNLLRSRLTLVAILAAQRAGEVLKKGFGTPMKFETKEGRHNLVTEWDKKSEEVIIESIKAHFPDHAFLAEESGISGDEKGGIQWIIDPIDGTVNFAHKIPMFSISIAACCQSEVLSGVVYNPMVDELFIAEKGNGAYLNGEKLKVTETAVLDSAIAATGFPYNVHENPLCCLDHFNSFARMGIPLRRIGSAAIDLAYVAAGRYDTFWEVSLNPWDYAAGKLLIEEAGGLVTNFEGKPYGSFTEGPIVASNGMLHDQVVKRISTNLEKESGE from the coding sequence ATGGCACCTAACGATCTCGATTTGCCTAACCTTCTCCGTTCAAGACTAACTTTAGTAGCAATCCTTGCAGCTCAAAGGGCTGGGGAAGTTCTAAAGAAGGGGTTTGGAACCCCCATGAAGTTTGAAACAAAAGAAGGGCGGCATAACCTTGTTACTGAATGGGATAAAAAATCCGAAGAAGTGATCATTGAATCAATTAAGGCTCATTTCCCTGATCATGCGTTTCTAGCAGAAGAAAGTGGCATATCAGGTGATGAAAAAGGGGGAATCCAGTGGATCATTGATCCAATCGATGGAACGGTGAATTTTGCTCATAAAATCCCCATGTTTTCGATTAGTATTGCTGCTTGCTGCCAAAGTGAAGTTCTTTCAGGAGTCGTCTATAACCCAATGGTAGATGAACTTTTTATCGCCGAAAAGGGAAATGGAGCTTATCTCAACGGGGAAAAGCTCAAAGTCACGGAGACAGCTGTACTCGATAGCGCTATCGCAGCAACCGGCTTTCCCTATAATGTGCACGAAAACCCACTTTGTTGCTTGGACCATTTTAACTCATTTGCTAGAATGGGTATCCCACTTCGGCGCATTGGGTCTGCAGCAATCGATTTAGCATATGTTGCAGCGGGACGCTACGACACTTTTTGGGAAGTCTCTTTGAACCCATGGGACTATGCCGCAGGAAAACTCCTCATCGAGGAAGCGGGTGGTTTGGTTACTAACTTTGAAGGAAAACCCTATGGCTCTTTTACAGAGGGGCCCATTGTCGCCTCAAATGGGATGCTCCACGATCAAGTGGTAAAACGAATTAGTACCAATCTTGAGAAAGAAAGCGGTGAATAA
- a CDS encoding HAD family hydrolase, protein MGYQTIIFDLGNVLVSFSHEKMFSQVATLTGLSASQIQDLLIDRRIGHQYERGLLTSEEIYSIIQEKAPKAFQLSDLLHAASSIFTPRVEMETLTHTLKKKGYQLLLLSNTIQPHFFYIQSNYPFLSHFDHIILSYEVGSIKPEKAIFEHALKKATARPSSCFFIDDLLENVHAAERLGIHGHHFTSPAHLMEDLIQSGVL, encoded by the coding sequence GTGGGATATCAAACAATAATTTTTGACCTTGGAAATGTTCTTGTTTCCTTTAGCCACGAAAAGATGTTTTCCCAAGTGGCAACGCTTACAGGTCTCTCCGCAAGCCAAATTCAAGACCTACTGATCGATCGCCGAATTGGCCATCAATATGAACGAGGCCTCTTAACGAGTGAAGAGATTTATTCTATTATCCAAGAAAAAGCACCTAAAGCCTTTCAGCTTTCCGATCTACTCCACGCCGCTTCTTCAATCTTCACCCCACGCGTAGAGATGGAAACACTCACCCATACCTTAAAGAAAAAAGGATATCAGCTCCTTCTCCTTTCCAATACTATTCAACCTCACTTCTTCTATATTCAATCCAATTACCCCTTTCTCTCTCACTTTGATCACATTATTCTATCCTACGAAGTGGGATCCATTAAGCCAGAGAAAGCCATCTTTGAGCACGCGCTCAAAAAGGCAACAGCACGCCCTTCTAGCTGCTTCTTTATCGATGACCTCCTCGAAAATGTCCACGCCGCCGAACGACTCGGCATCCACGGCCATCACTTTACCTCCCCAGCGCACCTCATGGAAGATCTCATCCAATCAGGTGTCCTCTGA
- a CDS encoding sugar transferase, translating into MDITLDKQIHPLYPFFKRVFDIFFSLTFILVFSPIYLFLALLIKLNSKGPVFYVGKRLGKEGKYIEIFKFRTMYIDAEDRLEEVLKNNPQMKEEWEVFQKLQKDPRCTVIGKFLRRTSLDEFPQFFNVLIGDLSVVGPRPHYIEELEKKEKSPLKKYAYLVLAVKPGITGLWQISGRSHLSYEDRVELDSLYYKKQSFFYDMKVVLKTIPLVLISRGAV; encoded by the coding sequence ATGGATATAACCCTCGACAAGCAGATTCACCCTCTATACCCCTTTTTCAAAAGAGTATTTGACATTTTCTTTAGCCTGACCTTTATTCTTGTCTTCTCCCCTATCTACCTCTTTTTAGCCCTCTTAATTAAGCTCAATTCCAAGGGACCTGTATTCTATGTTGGAAAACGCCTAGGGAAAGAAGGAAAGTATATTGAAATTTTTAAATTCCGAACAATGTACATCGATGCCGAAGATCGTCTTGAGGAAGTGCTCAAAAATAACCCTCAAATGAAGGAAGAGTGGGAAGTTTTCCAAAAACTTCAAAAAGATCCTCGCTGCACAGTTATAGGAAAATTTTTAAGACGAACCTCCCTTGATGAATTCCCTCAGTTCTTTAATGTTCTGATTGGGGATTTGAGCGTTGTGGGCCCTCGCCCCCATTACATCGAAGAGCTTGAGAAAAAGGAAAAGAGCCCTCTCAAAAAATATGCTTACCTAGTCCTTGCCGTTAAGCCGGGAATTACAGGACTTTGGCAAATTTCAGGCAGGAGCCATCTCTCTTATGAAGATCGGGTTGAGCTCGACAGTCTATACTATAAAAAACAGTCCTTTTTTTATGATATGAAGGTGGTACTTAAAACCATTCCTCTCGTTCTCATTTCGAGGGGAGCTGTTTGA